The following are encoded together in the Phocoena sinus isolate mPhoSin1 chromosome 11, mPhoSin1.pri, whole genome shotgun sequence genome:
- the ARIH2 gene encoding E3 ubiquitin-protein ligase ARIH2 isoform X3 — MLTAISCILPMALVSHSVAKLILVNFHWQVAEIMDRYKSNCAQLLVEARVQPNPSKHVPTTHPPHHCAVCMQFVRKENLLSLACQHQFCRSCWEQHCSVLVKDGVGVGVSCMAQDCPLRTPEDFVFPLLPNEELRDKYRRYLFRDYVESHYQLQLCPGADCPMVIRVQEPRARRVQCNRCNEVFCFKCRQMYHAPTDCATIRKWLTKCADDSETANYISAHTKDCPKCNICIEKNGGCNHMQCSKCKHDFCWMCLGDWKTHGSEYYECSRYKENPDIVNQSQQAQAREALKKYLFYFERWENHNKSLQLEAQTYQRIHEKIQERVMNNLGTWIDWQYLQNAAKLLAKCRYTLQYTYPYAYYMESGPRKKLFEYQQAQLEAEIENLSWKVERADSYDRGDLENQMHIAEQRRRTLLKDFHDT; from the exons atacaAGTCTAATTGTGCTCAACTGCTCGTTGAGGCTCGAGTTCAGCCCAATCCGTCAAAACAT GTCCCCACAACCCATCCCCCTCACCACTGCGCAGTGTGTATGCAGTTTGTGCGGAAGGAAAACCTATTGTCTCTAGCCTGTCAGCACCAGTTTTGCCGCAGCTGCTGGGAGCAACACTGCTCAGTACTTGTCAAGGACGGCGTGGGTGTGG GTGTCTCTTGCATGGCTCAGGACTGCCCGCTTCGAACACCAGAGGACTTTGTGTTTCCATTGCTGCCCAATGAAGAATTGAGAGACAAATACAGACGCTACCTCTTCAGGGACTATGTGGAG AGTCACTACCAGCTCCAGCTGTGCCCTGGTGCAGACTGCCCCATGGTTATCCGGGTACAGGAGCCCAGAGCTCGCCGAGTACAGTGCAATCGGTGCAACGAGGTCTTCTG TTTCAAGTGTCGTCAGATGTATCACGCCCCCACAGACTGCGCCACAATTCGGAAATGGCTCACGAAGTGTGCAGACGACTCTGAAACAGCCAACTACATTAGTGCTCACACTAAAGAC TGTCCCAAGTGCAACATCTGCATCGAGAAGAACGGAGGCTGCAATCACATG CAATGCTCCAAGTGTAAACACG ACTTCTGCTGGATGTGTCTAGGAGATTGGAAGACCCACGGCAGCGAGTACTATGAGTGCAGTCGGTACAAGGAGAACCCTGACATTGTCAATCAGAGCCAGCAAGCCCAGGCCAGGGAGGCCCTCAAGAAGTATTTGTTCTACTTTGAGAGG TGGGAGAACCACAACAAGAGCTTGCAGCTGGAGGCACAGACATACCAGCGGATTCACGAGAAGATTCAGGAGAGGGTCATGAATAATCTGGGGACATGGATCGACTGGCAGTACCTACAGAATGCTGCCAAGCTCTTGGCCAAG TGTCGATACACCCTGCAGTACACGTACCCATATGCATACTACATGGAGTCTGGACCCAGGAAGAAGCTG TTTGAATACCAGCAGGCTCAGCTGGAGGCTGAGATCGAAAACCTGTCATGGAAGGTGGAGCGTGCAGACAGCTATGACAGAGGG GACTTAGAGAACCAGATGCACATAGCAGAGCAGCGGAGGAGAACCCTGCTGAAGGATTTCCATGACACCTAG
- the ARIH2 gene encoding E3 ubiquitin-protein ligase ARIH2 isoform X4, which translates to MDRYKSNCAQLLVEARVQPNPSKHVPTTHPPHHCAVCMQFVRKENLLSLACQHQFCRSCWEQHCSVLVKDGVGVGVSCMAQDCPLRTPEDFVFPLLPNEELRDKYRRYLFRDYVESHYQLQLCPGADCPMVIRVQEPRARRVQCNRCNEVFCFKCRQMYHAPTDCATIRKWLTKCADDSETANYISAHTKDCPKCNICIEKNGGCNHMQCSKCKHDFCWMCLGDWKTHGSEYYECSRYKENPDIVNQSQQAQAREALKKYLFYFERWENHNKSLQLEAQTYQRIHEKIQERVMNNLGTWIDWQYLQNAAKLLAKCRYTLQYTYPYAYYMESGPRKKLFEYQQAQLEAEIENLSWKVERADSYDRGDLENQMHIAEQRRRTLLKDFHDT; encoded by the exons atacaAGTCTAATTGTGCTCAACTGCTCGTTGAGGCTCGAGTTCAGCCCAATCCGTCAAAACAT GTCCCCACAACCCATCCCCCTCACCACTGCGCAGTGTGTATGCAGTTTGTGCGGAAGGAAAACCTATTGTCTCTAGCCTGTCAGCACCAGTTTTGCCGCAGCTGCTGGGAGCAACACTGCTCAGTACTTGTCAAGGACGGCGTGGGTGTGG GTGTCTCTTGCATGGCTCAGGACTGCCCGCTTCGAACACCAGAGGACTTTGTGTTTCCATTGCTGCCCAATGAAGAATTGAGAGACAAATACAGACGCTACCTCTTCAGGGACTATGTGGAG AGTCACTACCAGCTCCAGCTGTGCCCTGGTGCAGACTGCCCCATGGTTATCCGGGTACAGGAGCCCAGAGCTCGCCGAGTACAGTGCAATCGGTGCAACGAGGTCTTCTG TTTCAAGTGTCGTCAGATGTATCACGCCCCCACAGACTGCGCCACAATTCGGAAATGGCTCACGAAGTGTGCAGACGACTCTGAAACAGCCAACTACATTAGTGCTCACACTAAAGAC TGTCCCAAGTGCAACATCTGCATCGAGAAGAACGGAGGCTGCAATCACATG CAATGCTCCAAGTGTAAACACG ACTTCTGCTGGATGTGTCTAGGAGATTGGAAGACCCACGGCAGCGAGTACTATGAGTGCAGTCGGTACAAGGAGAACCCTGACATTGTCAATCAGAGCCAGCAAGCCCAGGCCAGGGAGGCCCTCAAGAAGTATTTGTTCTACTTTGAGAGG TGGGAGAACCACAACAAGAGCTTGCAGCTGGAGGCACAGACATACCAGCGGATTCACGAGAAGATTCAGGAGAGGGTCATGAATAATCTGGGGACATGGATCGACTGGCAGTACCTACAGAATGCTGCCAAGCTCTTGGCCAAG TGTCGATACACCCTGCAGTACACGTACCCATATGCATACTACATGGAGTCTGGACCCAGGAAGAAGCTG TTTGAATACCAGCAGGCTCAGCTGGAGGCTGAGATCGAAAACCTGTCATGGAAGGTGGAGCGTGCAGACAGCTATGACAGAGGG GACTTAGAGAACCAGATGCACATAGCAGAGCAGCGGAGGAGAACCCTGCTGAAGGATTTCCATGACACCTAG
- the ARIH2 gene encoding E3 ubiquitin-protein ligase ARIH2 isoform X5, producing MQFVRKENLLSLACQHQFCRSCWEQHCSVLVKDGVGVGVSCMAQDCPLRTPEDFVFPLLPNEELRDKYRRYLFRDYVESHYQLQLCPGADCPMVIRVQEPRARRVQCNRCNEVFCFKCRQMYHAPTDCATIRKWLTKCADDSETANYISAHTKDCPKCNICIEKNGGCNHMQCSKCKHDFCWMCLGDWKTHGSEYYECSRYKENPDIVNQSQQAQAREALKKYLFYFERWENHNKSLQLEAQTYQRIHEKIQERVMNNLGTWIDWQYLQNAAKLLAKCRYTLQYTYPYAYYMESGPRKKLFEYQQAQLEAEIENLSWKVERADSYDRGDLENQMHIAEQRRRTLLKDFHDT from the exons ATGCAGTTTGTGCGGAAGGAAAACCTATTGTCTCTAGCCTGTCAGCACCAGTTTTGCCGCAGCTGCTGGGAGCAACACTGCTCAGTACTTGTCAAGGACGGCGTGGGTGTGG GTGTCTCTTGCATGGCTCAGGACTGCCCGCTTCGAACACCAGAGGACTTTGTGTTTCCATTGCTGCCCAATGAAGAATTGAGAGACAAATACAGACGCTACCTCTTCAGGGACTATGTGGAG AGTCACTACCAGCTCCAGCTGTGCCCTGGTGCAGACTGCCCCATGGTTATCCGGGTACAGGAGCCCAGAGCTCGCCGAGTACAGTGCAATCGGTGCAACGAGGTCTTCTG TTTCAAGTGTCGTCAGATGTATCACGCCCCCACAGACTGCGCCACAATTCGGAAATGGCTCACGAAGTGTGCAGACGACTCTGAAACAGCCAACTACATTAGTGCTCACACTAAAGAC TGTCCCAAGTGCAACATCTGCATCGAGAAGAACGGAGGCTGCAATCACATG CAATGCTCCAAGTGTAAACACG ACTTCTGCTGGATGTGTCTAGGAGATTGGAAGACCCACGGCAGCGAGTACTATGAGTGCAGTCGGTACAAGGAGAACCCTGACATTGTCAATCAGAGCCAGCAAGCCCAGGCCAGGGAGGCCCTCAAGAAGTATTTGTTCTACTTTGAGAGG TGGGAGAACCACAACAAGAGCTTGCAGCTGGAGGCACAGACATACCAGCGGATTCACGAGAAGATTCAGGAGAGGGTCATGAATAATCTGGGGACATGGATCGACTGGCAGTACCTACAGAATGCTGCCAAGCTCTTGGCCAAG TGTCGATACACCCTGCAGTACACGTACCCATATGCATACTACATGGAGTCTGGACCCAGGAAGAAGCTG TTTGAATACCAGCAGGCTCAGCTGGAGGCTGAGATCGAAAACCTGTCATGGAAGGTGGAGCGTGCAGACAGCTATGACAGAGGG GACTTAGAGAACCAGATGCACATAGCAGAGCAGCGGAGGAGAACCCTGCTGAAGGATTTCCATGACACCTAG